Proteins from one Lepidochelys kempii isolate rLepKem1 chromosome 6, rLepKem1.hap2, whole genome shotgun sequence genomic window:
- the LOC140913036 gene encoding cytosolic phospholipase A2 beta-like isoform X6, which produces MATGGSIRAMSAMYGHLLGLQKLNLLDCATYLTGTSGSTWTMTNLYKNTDWSQKTLEGLISLAKKQVMKCKMNVISMEHLKYYHEEMIKRAKEGHISSFTELWSLVQEAFLHDEPEESKLSDQRKAVDQGQNPLPLYAILNVKAEQISTFKFREWVEFSPYEVGFQKYGASIRSEHFDSEFFMGRLVKKLPESRICFLEGIWTNIFTRNLLDGLYWSSNSDEFWDHWAKDVADMARENNASDDSSVIIKPSCSMSGNLCEIFNDILTIRPLLEETHNFLRGLEFYKDYLQQRGFIEWKDTVLDLSPNKLTPQEKHLCLIDVGYFINTSCPPLLKPERNVDVIISLDYSMGNMFQQLEITYRYCKTQGIPFPKIELSEEDKKNPKECYVFSEAENSRAPIVLHFPLVNNTFKDYKEPGVKRSPLEMKDGDINLTNSNSPYYFTKLMYSAEDFDKLVNLTSYNIHNNKDLILQSIQRAMEWRRTSKRARLPTGSEVESA; this is translated from the exons ATGGCAACAGGAGGAAGTATCAGGGCAATGTCAGCAATGTATGGCCACCTCTTAGGTCTCCAGAAGCTGAATCTCTTGGACTGTGCTACATATCTCACTGGTACTTCTGGCTCAACATG GACCATGACCAACCTGTACAAAAATACTGATTGGTCACAGAAAACTCTGGAAGGGCTAATCAGTCTAGCAAAGAAACAGGTGATGAAGTGCAAGATGAATGTTATTTCCATGGAGCATCTGAAGTATTATCATGAAGAGATGATTAAGAGGGCAAAAGAAGGACACATCTCATCTTTTACAGAGCTGTGGTCACTTGTTCAGGAAGCGTTTTTACATGATGAG CCAGAGGAAAGTAAACTCTCAGACCAGCGCAAGGCTGTGGATCAGGGTCAGAACCCCTTGCCTCTCTATGCAATCCTCAACGTCAAAGCAGAACAGATCAGCACTTTTAAATTTAGAG AATGGGTGGAGTTCTCACCTTACGAGGTGGGATTCCAGAAATACGGAGCCTCCATTCGATCAGAACATTTTGACAGTGAGTTCTTCATGGGGAGGTTGGTGAAGAAGCTCCCAGAGTCTCGGATCTGCTTTCTGGAAG GTATCTGGACTAATATTTTTACTCGAAATTTGTTGGATGGCTTATACTGGTCCTCAAATTCAGATGAATTCTGGGACCATTGGGCCAAAGACGTGGCAGATATGG CTAGAGAAAATAATGCTTCCGATGACTCTTCCGTTATCATCAAGCCTTCCTGTTCCATGTCAGGGAACCTTTGCGAAATCTTTAATGATATTCTAACCATCCGCCCGCTACTGGAAGAGACTCATAACTTCTTGAGAGGCCTAGAATTTTACAAGGACTATCTCCAACAGAGAGGATTTATTGAATGGAAAG ACACTGTGCTGGACTTATCCCCTAACAAACTGACTCCACAGGAGAAACATCTCTGCCTAATAGATGTTGGCTATTTCATTAACACCAGTTGCCCACCGCTTCTCAAGCCTGAGAGGAATGTGGATGTCATCATCTCACTTGATTACTCAATGGGCAATATGTTCCAG CAATTAGAGATTACATACAGATACTGCAAAACGCAAGGAATCCCATTCCCCAAAATTGAGCTGAGTGAGGAAGACAAGAAGAATCCCAAGGAATGTTACGTGTTTTCAGAGGCAGAGAACTCCAGAGCTCCCATAGTGCTCCACTTCCCATTGGTGAACAACACTTTCAAGGACTACAAGGAACCTG GGGTGAAGCGCAGTCCCTTGGAGATGAAGGATGGTGATATAAATTTGACCAACAGTAACTCACCATATTATTTTACAAAACTAATGTACTCTGCTGAAGACTTTGACAAACTGGTGAATCTGACCAGCTACAACATCCACAATAACAAAGACCTGATTTTACAGTCCATTCAGAGGGCTATGGAATGGAGGAGAACCAGCAAGAGGGCACGTTTACCCACCGGTTCTGAAGTTGAATCTGCCTAG